From the Natrarchaeobaculum aegyptiacum genome, one window contains:
- a CDS encoding DUF5807 family protein → MTATSEARAEFLAGERPDDVALFLASSYVSDDRLESFGDAVDGGVVIVVDGERGRNAFQAATGVDAMTFAQTAMGTDGEVAADLAGGTCPAASTDGDDDHDVAFVFAFAEAQNEDVGGIYAEGDVIHAYARCECGTAYSDRWNASTGDRQDAD, encoded by the coding sequence ATGACTGCCACCAGCGAGGCGCGTGCTGAGTTTCTGGCGGGCGAGCGACCGGACGACGTCGCGCTCTTTCTCGCGTCGTCGTACGTCTCTGACGACCGGCTCGAATCGTTCGGCGACGCAGTCGATGGGGGCGTCGTGATCGTCGTCGACGGAGAGCGTGGTCGAAACGCCTTCCAGGCAGCGACTGGCGTCGACGCGATGACGTTCGCTCAGACGGCGATGGGGACCGACGGCGAGGTAGCCGCGGATCTGGCCGGCGGGACGTGTCCAGCGGCGTCGACCGACGGCGACGACGACCACGACGTGGCGTTCGTCTTCGCGTTCGCCGAAGCACAGAACGAGGACGTCGGCGGGATCTACGCCGAGGGTGACGTGATTCACGCGTACGCGAGATGTGAATGCGGAACCGCTTACTCCGACCGGTGGAACGCGTCGACGGGCGACCGGCAGGACGCCGACTGA